One segment of Haemophilus influenzae DNA contains the following:
- the ilvN gene encoding acetolactate synthase small subunit — translation MRRILSVLLENESGALSRVVGLFSQRAFNIESLTVAPTDDPTLSRMTIEAVGDTQALEQIEKQLHKLVDVFKVVNLSEQEHIEREIVLAKVRAVGSSRDEIKRLADIFRGQIVDVTPKSYTIQLSGTNDKVDAFISALKEETTLLEIVRSGLISVSRGEKNIL, via the coding sequence ATGCGTAGAATTTTATCTGTTTTACTCGAAAATGAATCGGGAGCATTATCGCGTGTTGTTGGTTTATTCTCTCAACGTGCCTTTAATATTGAAAGTTTGACGGTGGCGCCAACGGATGATCCAACGCTTTCTCGAATGACTATTGAAGCAGTGGGCGATACTCAAGCATTGGAGCAAATCGAAAAACAACTCCATAAATTAGTGGATGTGTTTAAAGTGGTTAATTTAAGTGAACAGGAACATATAGAACGAGAAATTGTTTTAGCGAAAGTAAGAGCAGTGGGGTCATCTCGCGATGAAATTAAACGATTAGCGGATATTTTCCGCGGTCAAATTGTAGATGTCACGCCAAAGTCTTACACAATTCAATTAAGCGGTACAAATGATAAAGTTGATGCGTTTATTTCTGCATTGAAAGAAGAAACTACATTGTTAGAAATTGTTCGTTCTGGCTTGATTAGTGTATCTCGTGGAGAAAAGAATATTCTCTAA